A genome region from Polyodon spathula isolate WHYD16114869_AA chromosome 19, ASM1765450v1, whole genome shotgun sequence includes the following:
- the LOC121294338 gene encoding uncharacterized protein C11orf96 homolog, which translates to MMAERHMEVSGCQTVIPPHLLAAVMEGFPQPLSLPKTPVRGKARLRRPRQSRFKTQPVTFAEITEVEEEGASPLEEERARKSFLQSLESLRCSSHSLQRDRIATSAMRGSVDSSDSDSTQ; encoded by the coding sequence ATGATGGCAGAAAGACACATGGAAGTCAGCGGATGCCAGACAGTGATACCCCCACACCTCCTGGCAGCAGTGATGGAGGGGTTCCCCCAGCCTCTTTCCCTCCCCAAGACTCCGGTGCGGGGCAAAGCCAGGCTGAGGCGCCCCCGACAGTCACGCTTCAAGACGCAGCCAGTGACATTCGCAGAGATCACTGAGGTGGAGGAGGAAGGAGCCTCGCCGCTGGAGGAAGAGAGAGCAAGAAAGTCCTTCCTGCAGTCGTTGGAGAGTCTGCGGTGCAGCAGCCACAGCCTCCAGCGGGACCGGATAGCGACCTCTGCCATGAGGGGGAGCGTGGACTCCAGCGACTCTGACTCCACACAGTGA